From one Fusobacterium mortiferum ATCC 9817 genomic stretch:
- a CDS encoding helix-turn-helix domain-containing protein → MERKNIDNKIILYNKGGIKVFKVTLIFFQEIKKYFTKDDIVFYININGIVSINNIILFNEEGIFLKNSLELEKIKNITENYFGTIYLIKKNFFKELGIDIFQQDSKKFRVQTKEIFGFFKWRKFEEKLCDIQVFFSIFSILKLIIDKEIEIEELPYLKYKNRIIDMIDNNIDKKIKDIVERICSDLKISIPTYYKIFKIIFNETPKKYIIEKKLSKSCYELSRNDKSIDEIAKNIGFSKVLYLKKFLDYYGYKVDEFRKIEESICRK, encoded by the coding sequence ATGGAGAGAAAAAATATAGATAATAAAATAATATTATATAATAAAGGTGGAATAAAAGTATTTAAAGTAACTCTAATTTTCTTTCAAGAAATAAAAAAATATTTTACAAAAGATGATATAGTATTTTATATAAATATAAATGGAATAGTTTCAATAAATAATATTATTTTGTTTAATGAAGAAGGAATTTTTCTAAAAAATAGTTTAGAACTAGAAAAGATAAAAAATATAACTGAAAATTATTTTGGAACAATATATCTTATAAAGAAAAATTTTTTTAAAGAACTAGGAATAGATATATTTCAACAAGATAGTAAAAAATTTAGAGTACAAACAAAAGAAATTTTTGGATTTTTTAAGTGGAGAAAATTTGAAGAAAAGTTATGTGATATTCAAGTATTTTTTTCAATATTTAGTATTTTAAAATTAATAATAGATAAAGAAATAGAAATAGAGGAACTTCCATATCTAAAATATAAAAATAGAATAATTGACATGATAGATAATAATATTGATAAAAAAATAAAAGATATAGTAGAAAGAATATGCAGCGATTTGAAAATATCAATTCCCACTTATTATAAAATATTTAAAATAATTTTTAATGAAACTCCTAAAAAATATATTATAGAGAAAAAATTGAGTAAAAGTTGTTATGAGTTGAGTAGAAATGACAAAAGTATAGATGAAATAGCAAAAAATATAGGATTTTCTAAAGTATTGTATTTAAAAAAATTTTTAGATTATTATGGATATAAGGTAGATGAATTTAGAAAGATAGAGGAAAGTATATGCAGGAAATAA